The Sphaerospermopsis torques-reginae ITEP-024 genome has a window encoding:
- a CDS encoding ABC exporter membrane fusion protein, whose translation MAVNKESQLLKKATKQWKIILAVAIALTAGLGSFYSFSQLKGKSNSPLPATENPSPQPTPVKFAVTALGRLQPQGEITYLSAPNSINGVRVEKLLVVEGDEVTAGQTLAYLENYERSKTAIKQAFDKLLVAKAKLAQVKAGAKPGDINAQKATITRLESQLKGEIAAQNATINRIQAEVDNAKKESDRYQKLYKDGAISASIADAKTLQLKTTQQQLTEAKATLQRTKNTLQDQIQEATAKLNSIKEVRSVDIALAESEVKSAETAVQQAKADHELTYIKSPIDGRVLKIHAKNGEVIATSGFAELGKTSEMNVIAEVYQTDIQKVRVGQKANLTSAAFSGKLQGTVKEIGWQIDKQSIFSINPNSDTDRRIVEVKIAIDNPADSEKVSRLTNLQVDVAIQI comes from the coding sequence ATGGCAGTAAATAAAGAAAGCCAACTATTAAAAAAAGCTACCAAGCAGTGGAAAATTATTTTAGCCGTTGCAATTGCTTTAACTGCTGGTTTAGGATCTTTCTACAGTTTTTCTCAATTAAAGGGAAAATCTAATTCTCCACTTCCCGCTACTGAAAACCCATCCCCTCAACCCACTCCTGTAAAATTTGCTGTCACTGCTTTAGGAAGACTACAACCCCAAGGAGAAATTACTTATTTATCTGCTCCTAATTCCATCAACGGTGTGCGTGTAGAAAAACTATTAGTAGTAGAAGGGGATGAAGTAACAGCAGGACAAACATTAGCTTATTTAGAAAACTATGAACGTTCAAAAACTGCAATCAAACAAGCTTTTGATAAATTATTAGTTGCTAAAGCTAAACTAGCACAGGTAAAAGCTGGAGCAAAACCCGGAGATATTAACGCTCAAAAAGCAACAATTACCCGGTTAGAATCACAATTAAAAGGTGAAATTGCAGCACAAAACGCGACAATTAACCGCATTCAAGCTGAAGTAGATAATGCTAAAAAAGAGAGCGATCGCTATCAGAAATTATACAAAGATGGCGCAATTTCTGCTTCTATTGCTGATGCCAAAACTTTACAACTAAAAACCACACAACAACAATTAACAGAAGCAAAAGCGACACTGCAAAGAACCAAAAACACCTTACAAGATCAAATTCAAGAAGCAACTGCCAAACTCAACAGTATCAAAGAAGTACGCAGTGTAGATATTGCCTTAGCAGAAAGTGAAGTTAAAAGCGCAGAAACTGCTGTTCAACAAGCCAAAGCAGACCACGAATTAACTTACATCAAATCCCCCATAGATGGCAGAGTATTAAAAATTCATGCCAAAAATGGCGAAGTAATAGCAACTTCTGGTTTTGCAGAACTTGGTAAAACCTCAGAAATGAATGTCATTGCTGAAGTTTATCAAACAGATATTCAAAAAGTGAGAGTTGGACAAAAAGCTAATCTTACCAGTGCTGCATTTTCAGGAAAACTACAGGGAACAGTCAAAGAAATTGGCTGGCAAATTGACAAACAAAGTATCTTTAGTATTAACCCTAATTCAGATACAGATCGCAGAATTGTCGAAGTAAAAATCGCCATTGATAACCCAGCAGACAGCGAAAAAGTATCTCGTTTAACTAACTTACAGGTAGACGTTGCTATTCAGATTTAG